From Macaca mulatta isolate MMU2019108-1 chromosome 1, T2T-MMU8v2.0, whole genome shotgun sequence, the proteins below share one genomic window:
- the SHC1 gene encoding SHC-transforming protein 1 isoform X5 encodes MNKLSGGGGRRTRVEGGQLGGEEWTRHGSFVNKPTRGWLHPNDKVMGPGVSYLVRYMGCVEVLQSMRALDFNTRTQVTREAISLVCEAVPGAKGATRRRKPCSRPLSSILGRSNLKFAGMPITLTVSTSSLNLMAADCKQIIANHHMQSISFASGGDPDTAEYVAYVAKDPVNQRACHILECPEGLAQDVISTIGQAFELRFKQYLRNPPKLVTPHDRMAGFDGSAWDEEEEEPPDHQYYNDFPGKEPPLGGVVDMRLREGAAPGAARSTAPSAQTPSHLGATLPVGQPVGGDPEVRKQMPPPPPCPAGRELFDDPSYVNVQNLDKVRQAVGGAGLPNPAVNGSAPRDLFDMKPFEDALRVPPPPQSVSMAEQLRGEPWFHGKLSRREAEALLQLNGDFLVRESTTTPGQYVLTGLQSGQPKHLLLVDPEGVVRTKDHRFESVSHLISYHMDNHLPIISAGSELCLQQPVERKL; translated from the exons ATGAACAAGCTGAGTGGAGGCGGCGGGCGCAGGACTCGGGTGGAAGGGGGCCAGCTGGGGGGCGAGGAGTGGACCCGCCACGGGAGCTTTGTCAATAAGCCCACGCGGGGCTGGCTGCATCCCAACGACAAAGTCATGGGACCCGGGGTTTCCTACTTGGTTCGG TACATGGGCTGTGTGGAGGTCCTTCAGTCAATGCGTGCCCTGGACTTCAACACCCGGACTCAGGTTACCAG GGAGGCCATCAGTCTGGTGTGTGAGGCTGTGCCGGGTGCTAAGGGGGCGACAAGGAGGAGAAAG CCCTGTAGCCGCCCGCTCAGCTCTATCCTGGGGAGGAGTAACCTGAAATTTGCTGGAATGCCAATCACTCTCACCGTCTCCaccagcagcctcaacctcatggcCGCAGACTGCAAACAG ATCATCGCCAACCACCACATGCAATCTATCTCATTTGCATCCGGCGGGGATCCG GACACAGCCGAGTATGTCGCCTACGTTGCCAAAGACCCTGTGAATCAGAGAG CCTGCCACATTCTGGAGTGTCCCGAAGGGCTTGCCCAGGATGTCATCAGCACCATTGGCCAGGCCTTTGAGTTGCGCTTCAAACAATACCTCAGGAACCCACCCAAACTGGTCACCCCTCATGACAG GATGGCTGGCTTTGATGGCTCAGCgtgggatgaggaggaggaagagccacCTGACCATCAGTACTATAATGACTTCCCGGGGAAGGAACCCCCCCTGGGGGGGGTGGTAGACATGAGGCTTCGGGAAGGAGCTGCTCCAGGGGCTGCTCGATCCACTGCACCCAGTGCCCAGACCCCTAGCCACTTGGGAGCTACACTG CCTGTAGGACAGCCTGTTGGGGGAGATCCAGAAGTCCGAAAACAGATGCCACCTCCACCACCCTGTCCAG CAGGCAGAGAGCTCTTTGACGATCCCTCCTATGTCAACGTCCAGAACCTAGACAAGGTCCGGCAAGCAGTGGGTGGTGCTGGGCTCCCCAATCCTGCTGTCAATGGCAGTGCACCCCGTGACCTGTTTGATATGA AGCCCTTTGAAGATGCTCTTCGggtgcctccacctccccagtcaGTGTCCATGGCTGAGCAGCTCCGAGGGGAGCCCTGGTTCCATGGGAAGCTGAGTcggcgggaggctgaggcactgcTGCAGCTCAACGGGGACTTCCTGGTGCGGGAGAGCacgaccacacctggccagtatgTGCTCACTGGCTTGCAGAGTGGGCAGCCCAAGCATCTGCTACTGGTGGACCCTGAGGGTGTG gTTCGGACTAAGGATCACCGCTTTGAGAGTGTCAGTCACCTCATCAGCTACCATATGGACAATCACTTGCCCATCATCTCTGCGGGCAGCGAACTGTGTCTACAGCAACCTGTGGAGCGGAAACTGTGA
- the SHC1 gene encoding SHC-transforming protein 1 isoform X6 — translation MNKLSGGGGRRTRVEGGQLGGEEWTRHGSFVNKPTRGWLHPNDKVMGPGVSYLVRYMGCVEVLQSMRALDFNTRTQVTREAISLVCEAVPGAKGATRRRKPCSRPLSSILGRSNLKFAGMPITLTVSTSSLNLMAADCKQIIANHHMQSISFASGGDPDTAEYVAYVAKDPVNQRACHILECPEGLAQDVISTIGQAFELRFKQYLRNPPKLVTPHDRMAGFDGSAWDEEEEEPPDHQYYNDFPGKEPPLGGVVDMRLREGAAPGAARSTAPSAQTPSHLGATLPVGQPVGGDPEVRKQMPPPPPCPGRELFDDPSYVNVQNLDKVRQAVGGAGLPNPAVNGSAPRDLFDMKPFEDALRVPPPPQSVSMAEQLRGEPWFHGKLSRREAEALLQLNGDFLVRESTTTPGQYVLTGLQSGQPKHLLLVDPEGVVRTKDHRFESVSHLISYHMDNHLPIISAGSELCLQQPVERKL, via the exons ATGAACAAGCTGAGTGGAGGCGGCGGGCGCAGGACTCGGGTGGAAGGGGGCCAGCTGGGGGGCGAGGAGTGGACCCGCCACGGGAGCTTTGTCAATAAGCCCACGCGGGGCTGGCTGCATCCCAACGACAAAGTCATGGGACCCGGGGTTTCCTACTTGGTTCGG TACATGGGCTGTGTGGAGGTCCTTCAGTCAATGCGTGCCCTGGACTTCAACACCCGGACTCAGGTTACCAG GGAGGCCATCAGTCTGGTGTGTGAGGCTGTGCCGGGTGCTAAGGGGGCGACAAGGAGGAGAAAG CCCTGTAGCCGCCCGCTCAGCTCTATCCTGGGGAGGAGTAACCTGAAATTTGCTGGAATGCCAATCACTCTCACCGTCTCCaccagcagcctcaacctcatggcCGCAGACTGCAAACAG ATCATCGCCAACCACCACATGCAATCTATCTCATTTGCATCCGGCGGGGATCCG GACACAGCCGAGTATGTCGCCTACGTTGCCAAAGACCCTGTGAATCAGAGAG CCTGCCACATTCTGGAGTGTCCCGAAGGGCTTGCCCAGGATGTCATCAGCACCATTGGCCAGGCCTTTGAGTTGCGCTTCAAACAATACCTCAGGAACCCACCCAAACTGGTCACCCCTCATGACAG GATGGCTGGCTTTGATGGCTCAGCgtgggatgaggaggaggaagagccacCTGACCATCAGTACTATAATGACTTCCCGGGGAAGGAACCCCCCCTGGGGGGGGTGGTAGACATGAGGCTTCGGGAAGGAGCTGCTCCAGGGGCTGCTCGATCCACTGCACCCAGTGCCCAGACCCCTAGCCACTTGGGAGCTACACTG CCTGTAGGACAGCCTGTTGGGGGAGATCCAGAAGTCCGAAAACAGATGCCACCTCCACCACCCTGTCCAG GCAGAGAGCTCTTTGACGATCCCTCCTATGTCAACGTCCAGAACCTAGACAAGGTCCGGCAAGCAGTGGGTGGTGCTGGGCTCCCCAATCCTGCTGTCAATGGCAGTGCACCCCGTGACCTGTTTGATATGA AGCCCTTTGAAGATGCTCTTCGggtgcctccacctccccagtcaGTGTCCATGGCTGAGCAGCTCCGAGGGGAGCCCTGGTTCCATGGGAAGCTGAGTcggcgggaggctgaggcactgcTGCAGCTCAACGGGGACTTCCTGGTGCGGGAGAGCacgaccacacctggccagtatgTGCTCACTGGCTTGCAGAGTGGGCAGCCCAAGCATCTGCTACTGGTGGACCCTGAGGGTGTG gTTCGGACTAAGGATCACCGCTTTGAGAGTGTCAGTCACCTCATCAGCTACCATATGGACAATCACTTGCCCATCATCTCTGCGGGCAGCGAACTGTGTCTACAGCAACCTGTGGAGCGGAAACTGTGA
- the SHC1 gene encoding SHC-transforming protein 1 isoform X7 has protein sequence MNKLSGGGGRRTRVEGGQLGGEEWTRHGSFVNKPTRGWLHPNDKVMGPGVSYLVRYMGCVEVLQSMRALDFNTRTQVTREAISLVCEAVPGAKGATRRRKPCSRPLSSILGRSNLKFAGMPITLTVSTSSLNLMAADCKQDTAEYVAYVAKDPVNQRACHILECPEGLAQDVISTIGQAFELRFKQYLRNPPKLVTPHDRMAGFDGSAWDEEEEEPPDHQYYNDFPGKEPPLGGVVDMRLREGAAPGAARSTAPSAQTPSHLGATLPVGQPVGGDPEVRKQMPPPPPCPAGRELFDDPSYVNVQNLDKVRQAVGGAGLPNPAVNGSAPRDLFDMKPFEDALRVPPPPQSVSMAEQLRGEPWFHGKLSRREAEALLQLNGDFLVRESTTTPGQYVLTGLQSGQPKHLLLVDPEGVVRTKDHRFESVSHLISYHMDNHLPIISAGSELCLQQPVERKL, from the exons ATGAACAAGCTGAGTGGAGGCGGCGGGCGCAGGACTCGGGTGGAAGGGGGCCAGCTGGGGGGCGAGGAGTGGACCCGCCACGGGAGCTTTGTCAATAAGCCCACGCGGGGCTGGCTGCATCCCAACGACAAAGTCATGGGACCCGGGGTTTCCTACTTGGTTCGG TACATGGGCTGTGTGGAGGTCCTTCAGTCAATGCGTGCCCTGGACTTCAACACCCGGACTCAGGTTACCAG GGAGGCCATCAGTCTGGTGTGTGAGGCTGTGCCGGGTGCTAAGGGGGCGACAAGGAGGAGAAAG CCCTGTAGCCGCCCGCTCAGCTCTATCCTGGGGAGGAGTAACCTGAAATTTGCTGGAATGCCAATCACTCTCACCGTCTCCaccagcagcctcaacctcatggcCGCAGACTGCAAACAG GACACAGCCGAGTATGTCGCCTACGTTGCCAAAGACCCTGTGAATCAGAGAG CCTGCCACATTCTGGAGTGTCCCGAAGGGCTTGCCCAGGATGTCATCAGCACCATTGGCCAGGCCTTTGAGTTGCGCTTCAAACAATACCTCAGGAACCCACCCAAACTGGTCACCCCTCATGACAG GATGGCTGGCTTTGATGGCTCAGCgtgggatgaggaggaggaagagccacCTGACCATCAGTACTATAATGACTTCCCGGGGAAGGAACCCCCCCTGGGGGGGGTGGTAGACATGAGGCTTCGGGAAGGAGCTGCTCCAGGGGCTGCTCGATCCACTGCACCCAGTGCCCAGACCCCTAGCCACTTGGGAGCTACACTG CCTGTAGGACAGCCTGTTGGGGGAGATCCAGAAGTCCGAAAACAGATGCCACCTCCACCACCCTGTCCAG CAGGCAGAGAGCTCTTTGACGATCCCTCCTATGTCAACGTCCAGAACCTAGACAAGGTCCGGCAAGCAGTGGGTGGTGCTGGGCTCCCCAATCCTGCTGTCAATGGCAGTGCACCCCGTGACCTGTTTGATATGA AGCCCTTTGAAGATGCTCTTCGggtgcctccacctccccagtcaGTGTCCATGGCTGAGCAGCTCCGAGGGGAGCCCTGGTTCCATGGGAAGCTGAGTcggcgggaggctgaggcactgcTGCAGCTCAACGGGGACTTCCTGGTGCGGGAGAGCacgaccacacctggccagtatgTGCTCACTGGCTTGCAGAGTGGGCAGCCCAAGCATCTGCTACTGGTGGACCCTGAGGGTGTG gTTCGGACTAAGGATCACCGCTTTGAGAGTGTCAGTCACCTCATCAGCTACCATATGGACAATCACTTGCCCATCATCTCTGCGGGCAGCGAACTGTGTCTACAGCAACCTGTGGAGCGGAAACTGTGA
- the SHC1 gene encoding SHC-transforming protein 1 isoform X9, producing the protein MGCVEVLQSMRALDFNTRTQVTREAISLVCEAVPGAKGATRRRKPCSRPLSSILGRSNLKFAGMPITLTVSTSSLNLMAADCKQIIANHHMQSISFASGGDPDTAEYVAYVAKDPVNQRACHILECPEGLAQDVISTIGQAFELRFKQYLRNPPKLVTPHDRMAGFDGSAWDEEEEEPPDHQYYNDFPGKEPPLGGVVDMRLREGAAPGAARSTAPSAQTPSHLGATLPVGQPVGGDPEVRKQMPPPPPCPAGRELFDDPSYVNVQNLDKVRQAVGGAGLPNPAVNGSAPRDLFDMKPFEDALRVPPPPQSVSMAEQLRGEPWFHGKLSRREAEALLQLNGDFLVRESTTTPGQYVLTGLQSGQPKHLLLVDPEGVVRTKDHRFESVSHLISYHMDNHLPIISAGSELCLQQPVERKL; encoded by the exons ATGGGCTGTGTGGAGGTCCTTCAGTCAATGCGTGCCCTGGACTTCAACACCCGGACTCAGGTTACCAG GGAGGCCATCAGTCTGGTGTGTGAGGCTGTGCCGGGTGCTAAGGGGGCGACAAGGAGGAGAAAG CCCTGTAGCCGCCCGCTCAGCTCTATCCTGGGGAGGAGTAACCTGAAATTTGCTGGAATGCCAATCACTCTCACCGTCTCCaccagcagcctcaacctcatggcCGCAGACTGCAAACAG ATCATCGCCAACCACCACATGCAATCTATCTCATTTGCATCCGGCGGGGATCCG GACACAGCCGAGTATGTCGCCTACGTTGCCAAAGACCCTGTGAATCAGAGAG CCTGCCACATTCTGGAGTGTCCCGAAGGGCTTGCCCAGGATGTCATCAGCACCATTGGCCAGGCCTTTGAGTTGCGCTTCAAACAATACCTCAGGAACCCACCCAAACTGGTCACCCCTCATGACAG GATGGCTGGCTTTGATGGCTCAGCgtgggatgaggaggaggaagagccacCTGACCATCAGTACTATAATGACTTCCCGGGGAAGGAACCCCCCCTGGGGGGGGTGGTAGACATGAGGCTTCGGGAAGGAGCTGCTCCAGGGGCTGCTCGATCCACTGCACCCAGTGCCCAGACCCCTAGCCACTTGGGAGCTACACTG CCTGTAGGACAGCCTGTTGGGGGAGATCCAGAAGTCCGAAAACAGATGCCACCTCCACCACCCTGTCCAG CAGGCAGAGAGCTCTTTGACGATCCCTCCTATGTCAACGTCCAGAACCTAGACAAGGTCCGGCAAGCAGTGGGTGGTGCTGGGCTCCCCAATCCTGCTGTCAATGGCAGTGCACCCCGTGACCTGTTTGATATGA AGCCCTTTGAAGATGCTCTTCGggtgcctccacctccccagtcaGTGTCCATGGCTGAGCAGCTCCGAGGGGAGCCCTGGTTCCATGGGAAGCTGAGTcggcgggaggctgaggcactgcTGCAGCTCAACGGGGACTTCCTGGTGCGGGAGAGCacgaccacacctggccagtatgTGCTCACTGGCTTGCAGAGTGGGCAGCCCAAGCATCTGCTACTGGTGGACCCTGAGGGTGTG gTTCGGACTAAGGATCACCGCTTTGAGAGTGTCAGTCACCTCATCAGCTACCATATGGACAATCACTTGCCCATCATCTCTGCGGGCAGCGAACTGTGTCTACAGCAACCTGTGGAGCGGAAACTGTGA
- the SHC1 gene encoding SHC-transforming protein 1 isoform X10, producing MGCVEVLQSMRALDFNTRTQVTREAISLVCEAVPGAKGATRRRKPCSRPLSSILGRSNLKFAGMPITLTVSTSSLNLMAADCKQIIANHHMQSISFASGGDPDTAEYVAYVAKDPVNQRACHILECPEGLAQDVISTIGQAFELRFKQYLRNPPKLVTPHDRMAGFDGSAWDEEEEEPPDHQYYNDFPGKEPPLGGVVDMRLREGAAPGAARSTAPSAQTPSHLGATLPVGQPVGGDPEVRKQMPPPPPCPGRELFDDPSYVNVQNLDKVRQAVGGAGLPNPAVNGSAPRDLFDMKPFEDALRVPPPPQSVSMAEQLRGEPWFHGKLSRREAEALLQLNGDFLVRESTTTPGQYVLTGLQSGQPKHLLLVDPEGVVRTKDHRFESVSHLISYHMDNHLPIISAGSELCLQQPVERKL from the exons ATGGGCTGTGTGGAGGTCCTTCAGTCAATGCGTGCCCTGGACTTCAACACCCGGACTCAGGTTACCAG GGAGGCCATCAGTCTGGTGTGTGAGGCTGTGCCGGGTGCTAAGGGGGCGACAAGGAGGAGAAAG CCCTGTAGCCGCCCGCTCAGCTCTATCCTGGGGAGGAGTAACCTGAAATTTGCTGGAATGCCAATCACTCTCACCGTCTCCaccagcagcctcaacctcatggcCGCAGACTGCAAACAG ATCATCGCCAACCACCACATGCAATCTATCTCATTTGCATCCGGCGGGGATCCG GACACAGCCGAGTATGTCGCCTACGTTGCCAAAGACCCTGTGAATCAGAGAG CCTGCCACATTCTGGAGTGTCCCGAAGGGCTTGCCCAGGATGTCATCAGCACCATTGGCCAGGCCTTTGAGTTGCGCTTCAAACAATACCTCAGGAACCCACCCAAACTGGTCACCCCTCATGACAG GATGGCTGGCTTTGATGGCTCAGCgtgggatgaggaggaggaagagccacCTGACCATCAGTACTATAATGACTTCCCGGGGAAGGAACCCCCCCTGGGGGGGGTGGTAGACATGAGGCTTCGGGAAGGAGCTGCTCCAGGGGCTGCTCGATCCACTGCACCCAGTGCCCAGACCCCTAGCCACTTGGGAGCTACACTG CCTGTAGGACAGCCTGTTGGGGGAGATCCAGAAGTCCGAAAACAGATGCCACCTCCACCACCCTGTCCAG GCAGAGAGCTCTTTGACGATCCCTCCTATGTCAACGTCCAGAACCTAGACAAGGTCCGGCAAGCAGTGGGTGGTGCTGGGCTCCCCAATCCTGCTGTCAATGGCAGTGCACCCCGTGACCTGTTTGATATGA AGCCCTTTGAAGATGCTCTTCGggtgcctccacctccccagtcaGTGTCCATGGCTGAGCAGCTCCGAGGGGAGCCCTGGTTCCATGGGAAGCTGAGTcggcgggaggctgaggcactgcTGCAGCTCAACGGGGACTTCCTGGTGCGGGAGAGCacgaccacacctggccagtatgTGCTCACTGGCTTGCAGAGTGGGCAGCCCAAGCATCTGCTACTGGTGGACCCTGAGGGTGTG gTTCGGACTAAGGATCACCGCTTTGAGAGTGTCAGTCACCTCATCAGCTACCATATGGACAATCACTTGCCCATCATCTCTGCGGGCAGCGAACTGTGTCTACAGCAACCTGTGGAGCGGAAACTGTGA